Part of the Polaribacter sp. Hel1_33_78 genome is shown below.
AGCACTTTTACTTAAGGAAACTACTAAATTAGCACCTGATGATTTTAATCCTATAATTTTTTCAGAATAGTCTTTAATTTCAATTAATAGACCTGCATTAAACTGAAATAACTTATTATCTTCACTAACATAAATTTGATTATTAAAAAATGTAATTTTGCTAAAATTACGACCACCAAATAATTGTTGCCAACTATTAAAATCGATTAGAAGTTTACTCGTAACATCTGCTGTGAAAATTCCATCTTCGGTTACTGCATAAATTTTTCCATCAGAAATTAAAGTTTTGTGTATCTCTAGAGAAGTAGAGCTATCTCCAATAAAAAAAGTATCTCCAAACTCTAACTTTTCTATATCATATTCCACAATTGCAAATGGTGTAGATAAATATAATGTATTGCCAAATTCAGAAATATGATTGATACTTTTTGCGCCTGATTGATTAAAGTTTACAATATCTGCTGAAATGGTAATTGCTCCATTTTCGTCAATTACCTCAACCAATCCATTCTGATAACCAATAACGACTCTTTTAAAAGTAGCATTGTAGTGAATTGAAGATGCAGTTTCTCCTGATAAACCTTGAATAGATGAAAATTTTTTAATTTCAGAATTAGTTTCATTATAAGTAAAAAAAGCATTATCTACTAGTGCATAAATAATGTTATCAACTTTTACAAAATCCTTAACGTTATTGTAAGAATAAAAATCTTCCCAAGAATCACTATAATCATTCTGAGAAAAAATTGGTAAATAGATTAAAGATAGAAAGAGAAAAAATAACTTTTTCATATGTTTGTTTATAGATTCAAAGATATTTAATAATTCTAAACTAACGATAAAAACGGGTATATTCGTACAAAAATGGATAGATATTTATGAGTTTAGAAATTGAAAGAAAATTTTTAGTCAAAAATGAAGATTTTAAAAAGGTGTTTTATCAAAAAAAACAGCTAAAGCAAGGGTATTTAAATTCTGATAAAAACAGAACTGTAAGAGTTAGAATTTCTAATGACAGTGCTTTTTTAACCATTAAAGGGAAGTCTAATTCTACAGGAACAACTCGTTTTGAATGGGAAAAAGAGATTAATAGTGTGGAGGCAGAACAATTACTTCTCTTGTGTGAACCTTCAATTATTACTAAAACAAGATTTTATATAAAAGCCGAAAACCATATTTTTGAAGTTGATGAGTTTTATGGCGATAATGAAGGTTTAATTATTGCCGAAATTGAGTTAAATACTGAAAATGAATTATTTAAAAAACCTCTTTGGTTAGGTACAGAAGTTACAGGAGATAAAAGATATTACAATTCAAGTTTAAGTAAAATTCCTTTTAAAATTTGGGCTAAAATTTATAAATAATATATCGCAATAAAATGGCTTATACTTCCTAATAAAACAAAGACATGAAAAGTAGCATGGTTGTAAGGCATTTTTTTAATTGAATATAAAATGGCTCCAATTGAATAAAAAACGCCACCAGCTATTAAAAACTGGAACCCTTCTGCGCTTAAACTTTGCATTAAAGGTTTTATAAAAATAATTACTTGCCACCCCATTAAGAGATACATCGCAGTTGATATTTTATCAAACCTACCAGTAAAAAATAATTTAAGAATAATCCCAGTTAAGGCAAAAACCCATACAGCAATAAACATATACCAACCTAAATTAGAATCTAAGGCTACTAAGCAAAAAGGAGTATAACTGCCAGCAATTAAAGCATAAATAGCCGCATGATCAAAAATATTTAACTTTCTTCTGGTCTTTGGATTTTTAGCTGCGTGATAAAAAGTTGAAGCAGCATATAAGATGACTAAACTGAATCCGTAAATTATAAAACTACTTATATCCCAAAAATCTGAATAGGAAAATGCTTTTGAAATTAAAAAAGGTACGGCAATAAGACTGGTAATGAGACCTAAACCGTGAGACCAAACATTTAATTGTTCTTCAGAATCTGAATATCTATGATTTAATTTCTCACTCATCTCTTTCTGTTTGTATCGTTCATGTACTTTTTATCAGTTGCTAAATCATTATAAATAACATCAAATGTTTTTTCTTTTAAATACTCCATTTTATCAATAGATAATTCCTTAGTTGAAATAAATTGATGTTGGCGAACTCTAAAGACTCCGAAACCTCCTTTTAAAACATCCCAAGAAAACAGACGTTTACAATCAAAATAAACATGAGCAACAATTGGTATATTAAATTCTATTGCCAAATTAAAAGCACCTTTTTTAAATGGAGCTAAAACCACATCTTCCGTTGGCACTAATCCTTCCGGAAAAATAGCCATACTCACTCCGTTCTGTAATCTTTTTTTAGCTATTTCATACACTTTTTTCCTACTTTCAGGATTACTTCTATCCACCATAATAACAATTCTCTTGTAGAAAAATCCAAAAATTGGAATTTTAGCCAACTCTTGTTTTCCTACAAAAACAATTGGGTTTTTACTTAATACAATCAACACAAAAGGATCCATTAAAGAAGCATGATTTGGGCAAAACATATAACTTTTATTCGGTTCAATTTCTTCATCTAATTGAATATTTAAACGAAAACCCATACCATAAATAAGAACTTTAGACCAGATTCTAACCAGTCTCCATAATAAATGATAGTATTCTTCTTTAAAAGTAAAAACTAACAAAAACGGGGTCATTAAAATGACTGTAGTGAACATTAAAATGTAAAACCACAAGCGCCAAATTAACAAAAAAGGAATTTTTAAAAATTTCATTAACTTCAAAAATACTAATAATCTTTTTGTTTTTCATTTTTATAGCATAAAACCTTATTTTTGTGCTGGTAGCGAAATTTATATTTCATGTAAACAGAATTTATTTGTTATGAGATACGAGTATCTTTCCTAACCATAAATTGTAAGATTATTATTTCATTTTATAATGATTTAAAAAAAACATCATTCAATGTCTAGAATTTTAACTGGAGTACAAAGCACAGGAACACCGCATTTGGGCAATTTATTAGGGGCAATTTTACCTGCTATAGAAATGTCAAATAATCCAAAAAACGAAGCTTTTTTATTTATTGCAGACATGCATTCTTTAACACAAATTAAGGATGGAAAAGAATTAAGAGAAAACACATATAGTACCGCAGCCACATGGTTAGCTTGTGGTTTAGATATTAATAAAACAATTTTTTATAGACAGAGCGACATTCCTCAAGTTACAGAATTATCTTGGTACTTGAGCTGCTTTTTTCCTTATCAAAGATTAACATTAGCGCATAGTTTTAAAGATAAAGCTGATAGACTAGGTGATGTAAATTCAGGTTTGTTCTCTTATCCAATGTTAATGGCCGCAGATATTTTATTATATGATGCAGAGATTGTACCTGTTGGAAAAGATCAATTACAGCATTTAGAGATGACCCGAGACGTAGCCAACAGATTTAACAATATTGTTGGCAAAACATTGGTTGCACCAGAAGCTAAAATACAAGAGCACACAAAATTAGTTCCAGGAACGGATGGTGAGAAAATGAGTAAATCGAGAAATAACATTATCAATATTTTCTTACCAGACAAGAAACTGAGAAAACAAATAATGTCTATTAAAACGGATAGTAAAGGCTTAGAAGAAGCTAAAGACCCAGATACTGATAACGTTTTTGGTTTATATAAATTATTGGCTTCAGATGCTCAGATTGCAGAAATGAGATCAAATTACGAAGGTGGAAATTATGGTTATGGCCATGCCAAACAAGCCTTGTATGAATTGATTATTGGGCAATTTTCAACTATTAGAGAGCGCTACAATCATTTTATGGAAAACAAACATGAAATTGATGAAGCATTAGAGGTTGGGGCAGCAAAAGCAACAATTGTCGCTAATGAAGTTTTGAAAAGAGTTAGAGACAAAATAGGGTACTAATAAAAATCATACGTTACATACCGAACTGACAAATCAAGCCTGCCATAATAGCTAATGTTATTATCCAGTATCCTGCATTAATGGCAACATATCTTATTGATTTCCTCTCAAACATTGCTATAATTGCTATAAGTGGTAATGCCAACAGTACACCTGATAAAACACCATGTAAAGCACCGTGTTTAAAAGTTCTAAAACGATCTCCATAATTTGCTAAAAAATCCTGAAAATAGGTAAATGATTCTCCTGTTTGTTCCGCAAAACCAGGTTCGCCTGCCAATGACGAATACACTCCCATTTGATGAATTGTTGCAGGCAATAAAAACACTGCAATGAACAAGCTAAAAACATAGCTTAAAAGAAAAGTTATAGCCGTATTTTGGTCTTGCAAAGATTCTTTTGTAAACCCCATTTCTTTCATCCAAGCATTTCCAAATAAAGGACCATACCAGAAAAAACCAATAACTAAGGGTATAATAGCTGCAACAAAAAAAATGTAAAAATTCATTTCCATAATAAAAATTAGTTTTGGTTAAGTATCAAAGATAGAAAATAAGATTTTGAATTAGTTATATAAAAAAAGTCTAAACCATTAAGCTTTAGACTTTAAATATTTTGAATTTAAAAAATAACTAGTTTATTTTCATAGACTTAGCAATAGCTTCTAATTCAAAAACAAAAGCTCTTTTACTTACTGATGGTGCGTAGGTAAATCCTTCAAAAATAATTAGTCTATTATTTTTTTTATCTATTACTGTATAATTTAAAAATGGCCCTGCCATAAAATCATTTTTCACCTCCCATTTTCCACGAGTTTCATATGCTTTTTTCCCATCGATAATGGCATCAAAAGTAAAAGGAGTATAAGCTTCTTCTGTAATCATATGCATGGTTTCCGGATCTGAACCAGGGATGAATTTTTTACCTATACTATCTCTTACGGCTACAATATTATCCGAAATTTGAGTTTCATCACTCAAAGGAATTGAGTACACTAAAATATTATTACTTCCTGTTTTTGCAATTCCGCTCATCAAATGATTTCTTAACCAAAGAAATTCTCCTGTATCATCAACAGTTTTAAACTTTTTAGGTATTGTAAAAGTAACCCCTAAATTGCTTAGTGTTTTGTATTGTGAGTTGTCAATTTTATCCTTACTGAAAATTCTTTGTGTAAATTGAATATCAGAATCTATAAAAATATTTTTAATTTCATTTTTATGCTTTTGAAAAAGTTTAATAATACTTTCATCGTCTTTTGCTTGCACATAAACAATAGTTTGAGGTTGTGCAAAAACATTTTTCTTTACAGTAAAAGCCTCATTTTTAGCTTCCGTAATAATTAAAATATTCCTACTCGCTTTCATCATAGAACTAAACCCATTTGGTGCCACTTGAGAAACCGATAAAAAATGTTCTGGCTGTGGTAAACCCACCATTAGTTCTCCAAAAGAATTACGAACTTCTTGACCAACATCTCCTGTCCAATCGCTAATTTTAGCCACTACCATTACTTTATTGATCTTGCCTATAGATTGTTTTAAAATCACTGTATCATTACCAACGCAAGAGGATAATAAAAATGCAATTGTTAAAATTAAAAATATGTTTCTCATGAGTTTAGCTTTTAAAAATTTTAAGTTTAGTTCCAGGTTTTAAACTTTTAACACTCCAAATATTATTCCACTTTTTAATTTCATCAACAGAAACGTTCTGGAATTTTTTAGAAATGTTCCAAAGCGAATCTCCATTTTTCACAACATAAATATCATACTTACCTGATTTAGATGATATTGTTGCTTTCTTTTTTGAAACTTTACTGACAGAAAAAGGAATTTTCTTTGGAAAAACAGACAACCTTTGTCCAATTTTTAAGCGACTCGTTTTTAGGCCATTCCAGCGCTTAAGACTGCTTACTCTTACGCCAAATTTATTGGCAATTTTCCCTAAATAATCTCCATTTTGAACCCGGTAACGAATGCGTTTATCCATTTCAAAATACTTAGGCAAAGGCTTTTCTCTTTTACTTTCATCTTCAGAAGCTAAAGCATACAATTCTTTTTCTTTATCTAAAAATTCAACCAATTTATTACTTGGCAATCTAACAGCATAGTTTCTTTCTTTTACAAACGGGATAATATCTAACTTGTAAGCAGGATTTAAAAAAGAAATCACCTCTTCGCCAACATTCATAATTTCAGAAATTTGATCAAAACTTATCGTTCTTTTAACTCGAACTGTATCTGTTTGAAAGTTAAAAAACTTCGGAATCTCGGCATAAATTCCATGCTCTTCGGCATATTCGAAAATATACATTGTTGCATAAAATGCAGGAACGTAACCTGCTGTCTCTTTTGGTAAATAAGGTCTTATATTCCAATAATTTCTATAACCTCCCGAACGTTTTATAGCCTTCCTTACATTTCCTGGCCCAGAATTGTAAGCAGCTAAGGCTAAATCCCAATCTCCAAAAATGGTAAATAACTGACTTAAATATTTACAAGCTGCAATAGTTGATTTAACAGGATCTTGACGTTCATCAACATAAGAACTCACTTTCAAATCAAATTGTTTTCCTGTACCGTACATAAATTGCCACAAACCTGTAGCACCAACTCTCGATTTCACTTGTGGTCTTAACGCGGACTCTACGATCGCTAGATACTTCATTTCTAAAGGTATATCGTACTGATCTAAATATTGCTCGAACATTGGAAAATAGTACTTTGCCTTTGCCATTAACTTTGGATAATACTTACTACGAGACAACAAATAACTATTGATTACTTTTTCTAAAGCAGGATTAAAAGCTAAATTAAAGGGGGTTTGTTCATCTAAATCAGAAAGTCGTTTTTTTAATAAAGCTGTGGTTAAAACAATATTCTGGCTTCCAATGATATCCTTATCACCAATTACATACTCTAAAGTATCTACTAAGGACGAATTAAACTTTTCATCAATCAATAAGCTATCAATAGTTTTTAAATCTGAATCAGAAAATAAGTCAAATCTTATATTTTTTTTAATAGAATCTTTAACTATGAATAAAGTATCAATTTTAGCAGCTGTAATACTGTCTTTTTCTTTTTGAGAAAAAAGTGAAATACTGATAAAAAATAAAAGAAATAAAAATTTATTCATACTACTATATATCTAATTCTAGAGCTATTGGACAATGGTCTGAATGCTTAGCCTCTGTTAAAATATAAGCTCTTGATATTTTATCTTTTAAAGATTTTGAAACCATCGCATAATCTAATCGCCAACCTTTATTATTTGCTCTAGAATTTGCTCTATAACTCCACCAAGAATATTCTTGTTTCTCTTGATTTAGGAAACGAAAACTATCTATAAATCCGCTATTAATAAACTCGCCAATCCAAGTTCTTTCTTCCGGTAAAAATCCAGAAACTCCTTTCATTTTTGGATTGTGAATATCTATTGCTTCGTGACAAATATTATAATCGCCACAGATCACTAAATTAGGAATTTCTTTTTTTAAATTATTGATGTATTCTTGGAATTGCTCCATATAATTGAACTTAAAGTTGAGCCTTTCTGAATTTGTTCCCGAAGGCAAATACAAGCTCATAACAGATACCTCATCAAAATCTACTCGTAAATTTCTACCTTCGAAATCCATAGAATCAACTCCTGTTCCGTATTCTATATGATTTGGTTTTTCTTTACAAAAAACAGCCACTGAAGAGTAGCCTTTTTTCTGGGCAGAAAACCAATAATGGTAAGGATACCCTGCATTTTCAAATTCAGAAAGATCTAATTGTTCTTTGTGTGCTTTCGTTTCTTGGAGGCAAATTACATCTGGATTTGCAGCTTGTAACCAATCTAAAAAACCTTTTTTTAAAGCCGCTCTGATTCCGTTTACGTTATATGATATTATTTTCATCTAGTTTAAAAAGATTGGTTCTTTTAAAAAAAACCAAGTTATTTGAGTTTTTTCTCCTGTTTGTATTTTTATTTTCTTCTTTTTTGGCGATAAGAAAAAAGCGATAGCACTAGTTGTAAAAGTTCTCATAAAAAAATTCTCAATATTTAATACTACATCAAGAATAAATAGAATCAATGGAAAAATTATCCAATATATATATTTTAATAATTTCATTTTATAAGTACTTTATACTTCTT
Proteins encoded:
- a CDS encoding CYTH domain-containing protein, which gives rise to MSLEIERKFLVKNEDFKKVFYQKKQLKQGYLNSDKNRTVRVRISNDSAFLTIKGKSNSTGTTRFEWEKEINSVEAEQLLLLCEPSIITKTRFYIKAENHIFEVDEFYGDNEGLIIAEIELNTENELFKKPLWLGTEVTGDKRYYNSSLSKIPFKIWAKIYK
- a CDS encoding hemolysin III family protein; this encodes MSEKLNHRYSDSEEQLNVWSHGLGLITSLIAVPFLISKAFSYSDFWDISSFIIYGFSLVILYAASTFYHAAKNPKTRRKLNIFDHAAIYALIAGSYTPFCLVALDSNLGWYMFIAVWVFALTGIILKLFFTGRFDKISTAMYLLMGWQVIIFIKPLMQSLSAEGFQFLIAGGVFYSIGAILYSIKKMPYNHATFHVFVLLGSISHFIAIYYL
- a CDS encoding 1-acyl-sn-glycerol-3-phosphate acyltransferase, which produces MKFLKIPFLLIWRLWFYILMFTTVILMTPFLLVFTFKEEYYHLLWRLVRIWSKVLIYGMGFRLNIQLDEEIEPNKSYMFCPNHASLMDPFVLIVLSKNPIVFVGKQELAKIPIFGFFYKRIVIMVDRSNPESRKKVYEIAKKRLQNGVSMAIFPEGLVPTEDVVLAPFKKGAFNLAIEFNIPIVAHVYFDCKRLFSWDVLKGGFGVFRVRQHQFISTKELSIDKMEYLKEKTFDVIYNDLATDKKYMNDTNRKR
- the trpS gene encoding tryptophan--tRNA ligase, whose product is MSRILTGVQSTGTPHLGNLLGAILPAIEMSNNPKNEAFLFIADMHSLTQIKDGKELRENTYSTAATWLACGLDINKTIFYRQSDIPQVTELSWYLSCFFPYQRLTLAHSFKDKADRLGDVNSGLFSYPMLMAADILLYDAEIVPVGKDQLQHLEMTRDVANRFNNIVGKTLVAPEAKIQEHTKLVPGTDGEKMSKSRNNIINIFLPDKKLRKQIMSIKTDSKGLEEAKDPDTDNVFGLYKLLASDAQIAEMRSNYEGGNYGYGHAKQALYELIIGQFSTIRERYNHFMENKHEIDEALEVGAAKATIVANEVLKRVRDKIGY
- a CDS encoding DUF1761 domain-containing protein, producing MEMNFYIFFVAAIIPLVIGFFWYGPLFGNAWMKEMGFTKESLQDQNTAITFLLSYVFSLFIAVFLLPATIHQMGVYSSLAGEPGFAEQTGESFTYFQDFLANYGDRFRTFKHGALHGVLSGVLLALPLIAIIAMFERKSIRYVAINAGYWIITLAIMAGLICQFGM
- a CDS encoding DUF4837 family protein, translated to MRNIFLILTIAFLLSSCVGNDTVILKQSIGKINKVMVVAKISDWTGDVGQEVRNSFGELMVGLPQPEHFLSVSQVAPNGFSSMMKASRNILIITEAKNEAFTVKKNVFAQPQTIVYVQAKDDESIIKLFQKHKNEIKNIFIDSDIQFTQRIFSKDKIDNSQYKTLSNLGVTFTIPKKFKTVDDTGEFLWLRNHLMSGIAKTGSNNILVYSIPLSDETQISDNIVAVRDSIGKKFIPGSDPETMHMITEEAYTPFTFDAIIDGKKAYETRGKWEVKNDFMAGPFLNYTVIDKKNNRLIIFEGFTYAPSVSKRAFVFELEAIAKSMKIN
- a CDS encoding lytic transglycosylase domain-containing protein → MNKFLFLLFFISISLFSQKEKDSITAAKIDTLFIVKDSIKKNIRFDLFSDSDLKTIDSLLIDEKFNSSLVDTLEYVIGDKDIIGSQNIVLTTALLKKRLSDLDEQTPFNLAFNPALEKVINSYLLSRSKYYPKLMAKAKYYFPMFEQYLDQYDIPLEMKYLAIVESALRPQVKSRVGATGLWQFMYGTGKQFDLKVSSYVDERQDPVKSTIAACKYLSQLFTIFGDWDLALAAYNSGPGNVRKAIKRSGGYRNYWNIRPYLPKETAGYVPAFYATMYIFEYAEEHGIYAEIPKFFNFQTDTVRVKRTISFDQISEIMNVGEEVISFLNPAYKLDIIPFVKERNYAVRLPSNKLVEFLDKEKELYALASEDESKREKPLPKYFEMDKRIRYRVQNGDYLGKIANKFGVRVSSLKRWNGLKTSRLKIGQRLSVFPKKIPFSVSKVSKKKATISSKSGKYDIYVVKNGDSLWNISKKFQNVSVDEIKKWNNIWSVKSLKPGTKLKIFKS
- a CDS encoding exodeoxyribonuclease III is translated as MKIISYNVNGIRAALKKGFLDWLQAANPDVICLQETKAHKEQLDLSEFENAGYPYHYWFSAQKKGYSSVAVFCKEKPNHIEYGTGVDSMDFEGRNLRVDFDEVSVMSLYLPSGTNSERLNFKFNYMEQFQEYINNLKKEIPNLVICGDYNICHEAIDIHNPKMKGVSGFLPEERTWIGEFINSGFIDSFRFLNQEKQEYSWWSYRANSRANNKGWRLDYAMVSKSLKDKISRAYILTEAKHSDHCPIALELDI